GATTCTTTCCCATCGTTCCATCCGCAGGTTTACTTCCGAGCCGATTGCCGATGAAATCCTCGATACGCTGGTTCGCGCCGGACAGCAGGCTTCGACCTCCAACAACCTGCAATGCGTTTCCATCATACGCGTATCCGACCTTGCGTTGAGGCAGGGGATACATGAAGCGGCAGGGAGTGCGCCTTATATTGTCCATTGTGCGGAATTTTTATTGTTTTGCATCGATTTTTCCAAACACAAGGCAATGTTTCCCGATGCGCAAATTGATTGGGCGGAAGTAACCCTGATTGGCGCGGTCGATGTAGGCATTATGGCGCAAAACGTATTGCTTGCCGCCGAATCGCTTGGGCTGGGCGGTGTGTATATCGGCGCGCTGCGCAATAATGCGCAAAAAGTGTCGGATGTGTTGAACCTGCCGGATTATTGCGTGCCTTTGGTGGGGTTGTGCCTCGGTTATCCTGATCAAGACCCGCCGCTCAAACCGCGCCTACCTAAGGAAATGGTCTATGCCGAAAACGCTTGTCCGAGCCTGAATGCTGAGGCGGTTGAAGCTTATAATCAGGCAGTAGCGGATTATTATGAGTTACGCAAGGGAAGACCGATACCTTGGAAGGAATCGCTGGCCAAAACCTTGGGTAATCCCGTGCGACCGCATATGTTGGCGTTTTTGCAGAAAAAAGGTTTTTTGAAAAGATAATATTCAGACGGCCTTTGAGTGAATGAGGCCGTCTGAAAACAATAGGAACGAAACAAGGAAGAGAGCAAACCATGAAAAAACTCAACACCCAATCCCCTGATTTTCAAGCCGAACTTAAAGCGTTACTCGCTTTTGAAACCGCGCAAAACCCTGAAATCGACCGTATTGTTGCCGACATATGCGCCGATGTTCAAAAGCGCGGCGATGCGGCGCTGATTGAATATACCAACCGCTTTGACGGTACATCCGCTCAAACCATCGATGATTTAATCCTGACACAAGATGATTTGCAGTCTGCGTTTGAGCGTTTGCCTGAAAACATTCAGACGGCCTTGAAAACGGCCGCGCGACGGGTGGAAAGCTACCATAAACACCAAAAAATGGAGTCGTGGACTTACGAAGACGAAGACGGCACGCTTTTGGGTCAACAGATTACGCCGCTTGACCGAGTCGGTATTTATGTTCCGGGCGGTAAAGCCGCTTATCCGAGTTCCGTCATCATGAACGCCATGCCTGCCCACGTTGCCGGCGTGAAAGAAATCATCATGGTCGTTCCCACTCCGAAAGGCGAGCGCAACGATATCGTGTTGGCGGCTGCTTTTGTGGCCGGTGTAACCAAAGTGTTTACAGTCGGCGGCGCGCAGGCGGTTGCGGCTTTGGCTTATGGTACGGAATCTGTACCTCAAGTCGATAAGATTACCGGCCCGGGCAATGCCTTTGTCGCCGCGGCCAAACGACGCGTGTTCGGCGTGGTCGGTATCGATATGGTGGCAGGGCCGTCTGAAATTTTGGTGATTGCCGATGGCACGACGCCTGCCGATTGGGTGGTCATGGATTTGTTCAG
Above is a genomic segment from Neisseria subflava containing:
- the hisD gene encoding histidinol dehydrogenase encodes the protein MKKLNTQSPDFQAELKALLAFETAQNPEIDRIVADICADVQKRGDAALIEYTNRFDGTSAQTIDDLILTQDDLQSAFERLPENIQTALKTAARRVESYHKHQKMESWTYEDEDGTLLGQQITPLDRVGIYVPGGKAAYPSSVIMNAMPAHVAGVKEIIMVVPTPKGERNDIVLAAAFVAGVTKVFTVGGAQAVAALAYGTESVPQVDKITGPGNAFVAAAKRRVFGVVGIDMVAGPSEILVIADGTTPADWVVMDLFSQAEHDEIAQAILIGTSQTYLDEVQTAMNRLIETMPRRAIIEASLGNRGAMILAKDLDEACEIANYISPEHLELSVENPQAWAKKIRHAGAIFMGRYTSESLGDYCAGPNHVLPTSRTARFSSPLGTYDFQKRSSLIQVSEQGAQKLGKTASVLAHGESLTAHARAAEFRLKG
- the nfsA gene encoding oxygen-insensitive NADPH nitroreductase — encoded protein: MMQSKPTLDTILSHRSIRRFTSEPIADEILDTLVRAGQQASTSNNLQCVSIIRVSDLALRQGIHEAAGSAPYIVHCAEFLLFCIDFSKHKAMFPDAQIDWAEVTLIGAVDVGIMAQNVLLAAESLGLGGVYIGALRNNAQKVSDVLNLPDYCVPLVGLCLGYPDQDPPLKPRLPKEMVYAENACPSLNAEAVEAYNQAVADYYELRKGRPIPWKESLAKTLGNPVRPHMLAFLQKKGFLKR